The following are encoded together in the Mesoterricola sediminis genome:
- the hisS gene encoding histidine--tRNA ligase, whose protein sequence is MAQSVKGTRDLFGKELDWFQRIEDTARRAFHRHGYREIRTPILEEIEVFKRSVGESSDIVHKEMYDFVDKGGRHVAMRPENTAGVVRAAIQHRMLEASDPQLLYYIGPMFRYERMQAGRYRQFWQIGAESFQVSTPESEAESLVMLYDFLRELGLEHLSFSINSVGTPECRPAFHEAFRAFFQAREAQFCDDCHRRIQENPLRVLDCKNASCQVALEGHPVMVDFLDPASREHHARLKEVLTELGLPFQENPRLVRGLDYYTRTAFEVLSSDLGAQSALLGGGRYDGLVKQLGGPQVAAFGWSIGLDRLAMLMQQLHGETRGAALPVLIPLGPVAALKALALARTWWAQGAAFTLETRGSALKKALTTANRTGAPLALLLGEGELEKGEVTVKDLAAGTQAAWTWDEVAERLRAHQD, encoded by the coding sequence ATGGCCCAATCCGTCAAAGGCACGCGCGATTTGTTCGGGAAGGAACTCGACTGGTTCCAGCGTATCGAGGATACCGCAAGGCGCGCCTTCCACCGCCACGGCTACCGGGAGATCCGGACCCCGATTCTCGAGGAGATCGAGGTCTTCAAGCGCAGTGTGGGGGAAAGCAGCGACATCGTCCACAAGGAGATGTACGACTTCGTGGACAAGGGCGGGCGCCACGTCGCCATGCGGCCGGAGAACACCGCGGGCGTGGTCCGGGCCGCGATCCAGCACCGGATGCTGGAGGCCAGCGACCCCCAGCTCCTCTACTACATCGGCCCCATGTTCCGGTACGAGCGCATGCAGGCCGGCCGCTACCGCCAGTTCTGGCAGATCGGCGCCGAGAGCTTCCAGGTGTCGACGCCGGAATCCGAGGCGGAATCCCTGGTCATGCTCTACGACTTCCTCCGGGAGCTGGGCCTGGAGCACCTCTCCTTCAGCATCAACTCCGTCGGGACCCCCGAGTGCAGGCCGGCCTTCCACGAGGCCTTCCGGGCCTTCTTCCAGGCGCGCGAGGCCCAGTTCTGCGACGACTGCCACCGGCGCATCCAGGAGAACCCCCTGCGCGTCCTGGACTGCAAGAACGCCTCCTGCCAGGTGGCCCTCGAGGGGCACCCGGTCATGGTCGACTTCCTCGACCCCGCCTCCCGGGAGCACCACGCGCGCCTCAAGGAGGTCCTCACGGAGCTGGGGCTGCCCTTCCAGGAGAACCCCCGCCTGGTCCGGGGCCTGGACTACTACACCCGCACGGCCTTCGAGGTCCTCTCCTCCGACCTGGGGGCCCAGTCGGCCCTGCTGGGCGGTGGCCGCTACGACGGGCTGGTCAAGCAGCTGGGCGGCCCCCAGGTGGCGGCCTTCGGCTGGTCCATCGGCCTGGACCGGCTGGCCATGCTCATGCAGCAGCTCCACGGGGAGACCCGGGGCGCCGCCCTGCCGGTCCTCATCCCCCTGGGACCCGTCGCGGCCCTGAAGGCCCTCGCCCTTGCCCGCACCTGGTGGGCCCAGGGCGCCGCCTTCACCCTGGAGACCCGGGGCTCGGCCCTCAAGAAGGCCCTCACCACCGCCAACCGCACGGGAGCCCCCCTGGCCCTCCTCCTCGGGGAGGGGGAGCTGGAGAAGGGGGAGGTCACGGTGAAGGACCTGGCGGCCGGCACCCAGGCCGCCTGGACCTGGGACGAGGTGGCCGAGCGGCTCCGGGCGCATCAGGACTGA
- a CDS encoding N-acetylmuramoyl-L-alanine amidase family protein, giving the protein MKLHGIIPLLLTSLLAPAQTPKRPGEGARLVVYVDPGHGGEDTGAKGPRGLREKDAVLDLAAALARELEASGMEARLTRDADAFVPLWDRARMANQAGADLFVSLHLNAARTRAAKGSEVYFLSLGAGDRESAAIAAQENGAGPGPLSPDPANVVAGILDDLAQEAYLRESEKLAVAIQAQLNRLGGVRQRGVKQAPFVVLRGAAMPAVLVETVFISNPREEARARDPIFLRKAAQAITQGIRHYFAGVEATPRRRPQG; this is encoded by the coding sequence TTGAAACTCCACGGAATCATTCCGCTGCTGCTTACCAGCCTACTGGCTCCCGCCCAAACCCCCAAGCGCCCCGGGGAGGGGGCCCGGCTCGTCGTGTACGTCGACCCGGGCCACGGGGGGGAGGACACCGGCGCCAAGGGGCCCCGGGGCCTCCGGGAGAAGGACGCCGTCCTCGACCTCGCGGCCGCCCTGGCGCGGGAGCTGGAGGCCTCGGGCATGGAGGCCCGGCTCACCCGGGACGCCGACGCCTTCGTCCCCCTCTGGGACCGGGCCCGCATGGCCAACCAGGCCGGGGCCGACCTCTTCGTCAGCCTCCACCTGAACGCCGCCCGCACCCGAGCGGCCAAGGGGTCGGAGGTCTACTTCCTCAGCCTGGGCGCCGGGGACCGGGAGTCCGCCGCCATCGCGGCCCAGGAGAACGGCGCCGGCCCCGGTCCCCTGAGCCCCGATCCGGCCAATGTGGTGGCCGGCATCCTGGACGACCTCGCCCAGGAAGCCTACCTCCGGGAATCCGAGAAGCTCGCCGTGGCCATCCAGGCCCAGCTCAACCGCCTGGGGGGCGTCCGCCAGCGGGGCGTGAAGCAGGCCCCCTTCGTCGTGCTCCGGGGCGCCGCCATGCCCGCCGTCCTCGTCGAGACCGTCTTCATCTCCAACCCGCGGGAGGAGGCCCGGGCCCGGGATCCCATCTTCCTCAGGAAGGCGGCCCAGGCGATCACCCAGGGCATCCGCCACTACTTCGCCGGGGTGGAGGCCACCCCCCGCCGGCGTCCCCAGGGCTGA